The Cheilinus undulatus linkage group 2, ASM1832078v1, whole genome shotgun sequence genome has a window encoding:
- the sptssb gene encoding serine palmitoyltransferase small subunit B: MNFKNFREYLAWLYYQYLLITGIYVLEPWEKSIFNSILFSAIAMVIYTSYVFVPIHVRLALEFFSGIFGGQPESTMALMN; this comes from the coding sequence ATGAACTTCAAGAACTTCAGGGAGTATCTGGCCTGGCTCTACTACCAGTACCTGCTCATCACGGGCATCTACGTCCTGGAGCCATGGGAAAAGTCCATCTTCAACTCCATCCTATTCTCTGCCATCGCCATGGTAATCTACACCTCTTATGTCTTTGTGCCCATCCACGTGCGCCTGGCACTGGAATTTTTCTCGGGAATCTTTGGCGGCCAACCGGAGAGCACCATGGCCCTCATGAACtaa
- the nmd3 gene encoding 60S ribosomal export protein NMD3: MEYMQAPATSSQGNILCCTCGIPIPPNPANMCVACLRTQVDISEGIPKQVTVHFCKQCERYLQPPGTWVQCALESRELLALCLKKIKSSMTKVRLIDAGFLWTEPHSKRIKMKVTIQKEVMNGAILQQVFVVEFVIQYQMCDDCHRVEAKDFWKAVVQVRQKTLHKKTFYYLEQLILKHKLHQNALNIKEIHEGIDFYYGSKQHAQKMADFLQCTVPCRSKTSQRLISHDIHSNTYNYKSTFSVEIVPVCKDNVVCLSPRLAQSLGNMGQVCVCVRVTSTIHLIDPNTLQIAEVDGNTFWRYPFSSLCNPRQLEEFIVMDIDIIRDQKLGAGAGMRSNKHTLAEVWVQKTSEMDTSQQYHCRTFLGHLLNIGDLVLGFDFANSNINDEYLNKMNPHHVPDVVLIKKSYDRSRRVRRRNWKLQEMSKDREGMDTDEERQYQDFLEDLEEDEALRKNVNIYRDASKIPVESDTDDDGAPQISLMEMLEELSLSDATGGEGADMMTD; encoded by the exons ATGGAGTACATGCAAGCTCCTGCTACAAGCAGCCAGGGGAATAT CCTGTGCTGTACCTGTGGTATCCCCATTCCTCCGAACCCCGCCAACATGTGTGTGGCCTGCCTGCGTACTCAGGTCGACATCTCAGAGGGAATCCCCAAGCAGGTCACGGTGCACTTCTGCAAGCAGTGTGAAAG ATACTTGCAGCCTCCAGGTACTTGGGTGCAGTGTGCTTTAGAGTCCAGGGAACTGCTGGCCCTTtgcctgaaaaaaataaagagctcTATGACCAAG GTACGTCTCATCGATGCTGGCTTCCTGTGGACAGAGCCGCACTCTAAAAGGATTAAGATGAAAGTGACCATccagaaagag GTGATGAATGGTGCCATCCTACAGCAGGTGTTTGTGGTCGAGTTTGTCATCCAGTACCAGATGTGTGACGACTGCCATCGTGTGGAAGCCAAGGACTTCTGGAAGGCTGTGGTTCAAGTCAGACAAAAG ACTCTTCACAAAAAGACTTTCTACTATCTGGAGCAACTGATCCTGAAACACAAACTCCACCAAAATGCCCTTAATATCAAAGAAATCCACG AGGGCATTGACTTCTACTATGGCTCCAAGCAGCATGCACAGAAGATGGCTGATTTCCTTCAGTGCACTGTGCCCTGCAG gtcaaagacgTCCCAGCGCCTCATCTCTCATGACATCCATTCAAACACGTATAACTACAAGAGCACCTTCTCTGTAGAGATCGTACCCGTCTGCAAG GACAACGTAGTGTGTCTCTCACCACGGCTGGCGCAGAGCCTGGGGAACATGGGtcaagtgtgtgtgtgcgtcCGTGTGACCAGCACCATCCACCTCATCGATCCCAACACCCTGCAGA TTGCCGAGGTGGACGGAAACACGTTCTGGCGATACCCCTTCAGCAGTCTTTGTAACCCCCGGCAGCTGGAGGAATTCATCGTCATGGACATTGATATCATCAGAGACCAGAAGCTTGGAGCTGGGGCCGGCATGAGGTCCAATAAG cACACTCTGGCAGAGGTGTGGGTTCAGAAAACCTCAGAGATGGACACGAGTCAGCAGTATCACTGCCGCACATTCTTGGGCCACCTGCTCAACATTGGAGACCTTGTGCTGGG gtTTGATTTTGCCAATTCCAACATCAACGACGAGTACCTGAATAAGATGAACCCTCACCACGTCCCTGATGTG GTGTTGATCAAGAAGAGCTACGACCGCAGCAGGAGGGTGAGGCGCAGGAACTGGAAGCTGCAGGAGATGTCTAAAGACCGTGAAGGCATGGACACAGACGAAGAGAG ACAATACCAGGACTTCCTGGAGGACCTGGAGGAGGATGAGGCGCTGAGGAAGAATGTTAACATTTATAGAG ATGCATCAAAGATCCCTGTGGAGAGTGACACCGATGATGACGGAGCACCTCAGATCTCACTGATGGAGATGTTGGAGGAGCTGAGCCTGTCGGACGCAACAGGAGGAGAGGGTGCTGACATGATGACGgactga